A portion of the Bdellovibrio bacteriovorus genome contains these proteins:
- the hemW gene encoding radical SAM family heme chaperone HemW: MAFGIYVHIPYCIQRCTYCDFATYEQSKILPPDQYVELLFKEIRQKHKYYPPQSLDTIYFGGGTPSLIPAHLIVSIIKELGRFGFTTRPDTEITIEINPATINEEKLKIYLDNGINRFSVGAQTFDDRLLKMVNREHNAKQTLETLDLLRAHNLNFSFDILFALPSQTVAGLKNDVKIAMEQGAKHISPYCLTVPDGHPLSKGRPIDDEQVDMFDIIAEELNANKFKQYEISNFAIPGYESRHNMLYWVDQPYWSLGLSAHSYSKESQWGTRYWNINSIGEYQKQILAHDGEEHSSPSKHLPPSQFEVLEMNQALTDFCHTSMRLMRGLNVQQLASKFPADVTQKVDSILNRLKEKSWVAFDDGHWFLTREGLVLSNKVFQDLTFLSEDLDQ; this comes from the coding sequence ATGGCATTTGGCATCTACGTTCATATTCCTTACTGCATTCAGCGCTGCACCTATTGTGACTTCGCGACTTACGAACAAAGTAAGATCCTGCCGCCGGATCAGTATGTCGAACTTCTGTTTAAGGAAATTCGCCAGAAGCACAAGTATTACCCACCACAATCGCTTGATACGATTTACTTTGGCGGAGGAACACCCAGCCTGATTCCCGCTCATCTCATTGTATCGATTATCAAAGAGCTGGGAAGATTTGGGTTCACAACTAGACCGGATACAGAAATCACCATCGAAATTAATCCGGCCACCATCAACGAAGAAAAGTTGAAAATTTATTTAGACAATGGGATCAATCGTTTTAGTGTCGGGGCCCAAACTTTCGATGATCGTTTGTTGAAAATGGTAAATCGTGAACACAATGCGAAGCAAACGTTGGAAACCCTAGACCTTTTGCGAGCTCACAACTTGAACTTCAGTTTCGATATTTTATTCGCCCTCCCTTCACAAACAGTTGCCGGACTAAAAAATGACGTAAAGATTGCGATGGAACAAGGCGCAAAACATATCAGCCCTTATTGCCTCACCGTTCCTGATGGCCATCCTTTGTCAAAAGGAAGGCCCATTGATGATGAACAAGTCGACATGTTTGATATCATCGCTGAAGAACTGAATGCGAATAAATTTAAACAGTATGAAATTTCAAATTTCGCCATTCCTGGTTATGAATCGCGCCACAACATGCTTTATTGGGTGGATCAGCCTTATTGGAGCTTGGGCTTAAGCGCGCATTCTTACTCTAAGGAGTCGCAATGGGGCACGCGCTATTGGAACATCAACTCGATCGGCGAATATCAAAAACAGATCTTAGCTCACGACGGTGAAGAGCACTCTTCTCCAAGCAAGCACCTGCCGCCAAGTCAGTTTGAAGTGTTAGAAATGAACCAAGCGCTCACAGACTTTTGTCATACTTCAATGCGTCTTATGCGCGGCCTGAATGTTCAACAGCTGGCATCAAAATTCCCGGCTGACGTGACTCAAAAAGTCGATAGCATCTTGAATCGCCTGAAAGAGAAATCCTGGGTTGCCTTTGACGATGGGCATTGGTTTTTGACTCGTGAAGGCTTAGTTCTTAGCAACAAAGTATTCCAAGATTTGACCTTTCTTTCTGAAGACCTAGACCAATAG
- a CDS encoding nucleotide exchange factor GrpE gives MSEENNSQNTPPNNSGNAEGSDVQKLQEAAEKYKNDFLYLRAEFENYKRNAIKERADLLKYGGERFIRDLLEVVDNFERALQTQVTAENLNTFKQGVEMTAQELRSVLQKHSVTEVPSQGAAFDPMVHEALGAEPSDQVTPGHILRVFKKPYKLHDKVIRTGQVVVAKKPE, from the coding sequence ATGTCCGAAGAAAATAACTCTCAAAATACTCCTCCCAACAACTCTGGCAACGCTGAGGGGTCAGACGTTCAAAAGCTGCAAGAAGCTGCGGAAAAGTATAAAAACGATTTCCTTTATTTACGCGCCGAATTTGAAAACTATAAACGTAATGCCATCAAGGAACGTGCTGATTTACTCAAATATGGCGGCGAAAGATTCATTCGTGATCTTCTTGAGGTCGTAGATAATTTTGAACGCGCTTTACAAACGCAAGTCACCGCTGAAAATTTAAATACCTTTAAACAAGGTGTCGAAATGACCGCACAAGAACTTCGCTCTGTTTTACAAAAGCACTCTGTCACCGAAGTTCCTTCTCAAGGCGCGGCCTTTGACCCCATGGTGCATGAAGCATTAGGCGCCGAACCATCTGATCAAGTGACTCCGGGCCATATTTTACGCGTGTTTAAAAAACCTTATAAACTTCATGATAAAGTCATCCGTACTGGCCAAGTCGTGGTCGCAAAAAAGCCAGAGTAA